The following proteins are co-located in the Synechococcus sp. PROS-U-1 genome:
- a CDS encoding methyltransferase domain-containing protein, translating into MAESCCPSPEPQSLDQTQAVEARYGAAAQHQEACLCTPVGFDPALLHVIPDAVVERDYGCGDPTRWVKQGDRVLDLGSGSGKNAFICSQIVGRSGSVTGVDRNADMLALSRAAIPVVASAVGFDNVRFLDGAIEALDAPAATGEPLVADASMDVVLSNCVLNLVNPSARDRLLANIRRVLAPGGRVAISDIVCDRVVPQRLQQDPDLWSGCISGAWQEQDFLEAFEALGFEQVRYAERSEKPWREVEGIAFRAVTLVGALPTVEQVSSCC; encoded by the coding sequence ATGGCTGAGTCCTGCTGTCCTTCGCCGGAGCCCCAGTCACTGGATCAAACCCAAGCTGTCGAAGCCCGTTATGGAGCTGCGGCGCAACATCAGGAGGCATGCCTGTGCACCCCGGTCGGTTTCGACCCTGCCCTGCTGCATGTGATTCCGGATGCTGTCGTTGAGCGGGATTACGGCTGTGGTGATCCCACCCGATGGGTGAAGCAGGGTGATCGCGTGCTGGATCTGGGTAGCGGCAGCGGCAAAAATGCTTTTATCTGCAGTCAAATTGTCGGAAGATCCGGCAGTGTCACTGGTGTGGATCGCAACGCCGACATGCTTGCGCTGTCCCGTGCGGCGATCCCAGTCGTGGCCTCAGCGGTGGGGTTTGACAACGTCCGTTTTTTGGATGGAGCTATCGAAGCCCTTGATGCACCAGCTGCCACTGGTGAGCCCCTGGTTGCGGATGCCTCGATGGATGTGGTGCTGAGCAACTGTGTGCTCAACCTGGTGAATCCGTCAGCTCGCGACAGACTCCTCGCCAACATTCGCCGGGTTCTGGCCCCCGGTGGCCGCGTTGCTATTAGCGACATCGTCTGCGATCGGGTTGTGCCTCAGCGTTTGCAGCAGGACCCTGATCTTTGGAGTGGCTGTATCAGTGGTGCCTGGCAGGAGCAGGATTTCTTGGAAGCCTTCGAGGCCCTTGGTTTTGAGCAGGTTCGCTATGCAGAGCGCAGCGAAAAGCCTTGGCGTGAAGTTGAAGGGATTGCCTTTCGCGCGGTCACCCTCGTCGGTGCCCTCCCCACCGTGGAGCAGGTGTCGTCCTGCTGCTGA
- a CDS encoding alpha/beta fold hydrolase, with amino-acid sequence MPSAAVQTAEWGVHSTWHWRGWACHWRVSGHEAAPALLLLHGFGAASGHWRHCAPELAAQGWRVYSLDLLGFGQSAQPARPMDNRLWGQQVCAFLDQVVQGPAVVVGNSLGGLTALTAAVLRPDRVQAVVAAPLPDPALIQPLPNRRSPWQRRWQRRLLWLVLHLLPLELVVPLIARTGLLKAGLQGAYRRSIQSDQELLQLIARPARRPTAAQALRGMSLGMSRRPRGATAPALLEQLRSPMLLIWGRQDRFVPLAIGESVAAMHSELELHVLDHCGHCPHDEAPECFLAVLLPWLDRNLGRSDRQGTTSGDETHPLGGG; translated from the coding sequence GTGCCGTCTGCTGCTGTCCAGACTGCCGAGTGGGGAGTCCATAGCACCTGGCACTGGCGAGGCTGGGCCTGCCACTGGCGCGTCAGCGGCCATGAGGCGGCACCCGCTCTGCTGCTGTTGCACGGGTTCGGCGCCGCCAGCGGACACTGGCGCCACTGCGCGCCGGAACTGGCTGCTCAGGGCTGGCGGGTCTACAGCCTGGATCTTCTTGGCTTTGGCCAGTCAGCCCAGCCAGCGCGGCCGATGGACAACCGGCTCTGGGGGCAGCAGGTCTGCGCGTTCCTCGACCAAGTGGTTCAAGGGCCAGCAGTGGTGGTCGGCAACTCGCTGGGGGGCCTGACCGCACTCACCGCAGCGGTGCTGAGGCCCGACAGGGTACAGGCGGTGGTCGCCGCGCCACTGCCGGACCCCGCCCTGATCCAACCGCTGCCGAACCGTCGTTCGCCCTGGCAACGGCGCTGGCAACGACGGCTGCTCTGGCTGGTTCTGCACCTTTTGCCCCTTGAGCTTGTGGTGCCCTTGATTGCACGGACAGGTCTGCTCAAAGCAGGACTGCAAGGGGCCTACCGGCGTTCGATCCAATCCGATCAGGAACTGCTTCAGCTGATTGCCCGCCCGGCCCGTCGCCCCACAGCAGCCCAGGCCCTTCGGGGCATGAGCCTTGGCATGTCAAGGCGCCCCAGAGGAGCCACCGCACCCGCACTGCTCGAGCAACTCCGATCACCCATGCTCCTGATCTGGGGACGTCAGGATCGATTTGTGCCACTGGCCATTGGGGAATCTGTGGCAGCGATGCACTCAGAACTCGAGCTTCACGTGCTTGATCACTGCGGTCACTGCCCCCATGACGAAGCGCCCGAATGCTTTCTGGCTGTGTTGTTGCCCTGGCTAGACCGTAATTTGGGAAGATCAGACCGGCAGGGGACGACCAGCGGCGATGAAACACACCCTCTCGGTGGTGGTTGA
- a CDS encoding peptidylprolyl isomerase — translation MRHLRSWALLLFIPLLVSCSPSPRASVVTGCADAQAACLQGLATITMQTNRGEFTIEVNGDAAPLTSGNFVDLVRQSTYDGTMFHRVVREPVPFVVQGGDPQSSDRSVPLNQLGTGSFVDPATGQARMIPLEIKFRSESQPRYSRVSTNPADLDDLELTHERGAVAMARSQAPDSASAQFYVALRPLPELDGRYAVFGRVVDGMEVVDAIQQGDRITKALLKE, via the coding sequence ATGCGACACCTTCGTTCCTGGGCCTTGCTGCTTTTCATCCCTTTATTGGTGAGTTGCAGTCCTTCCCCTCGCGCCTCCGTCGTCACAGGCTGTGCTGATGCTCAGGCGGCCTGTCTGCAGGGTCTGGCCACCATCACCATGCAGACGAACCGCGGTGAGTTCACGATTGAAGTGAACGGTGATGCTGCTCCGCTCACATCAGGCAATTTCGTTGATCTGGTGCGGCAAAGCACGTACGACGGAACGATGTTCCATCGCGTTGTACGTGAGCCTGTTCCCTTCGTTGTGCAGGGGGGTGACCCTCAATCCAGCGATCGTTCGGTTCCCTTGAATCAACTCGGTACGGGCAGTTTTGTTGACCCCGCCACCGGCCAGGCTCGAATGATTCCCCTCGAAATCAAGTTTCGATCCGAGTCGCAGCCCCGTTACAGCCGGGTCAGCACCAACCCTGCAGACCTCGATGATCTGGAGCTGACCCATGAACGCGGGGCCGTCGCCATGGCCCGTTCCCAGGCTCCAGATTCCGCCAGTGCACAGTTTTATGTGGCTTTACGCCCGTTGCCTGAACTGGATGGTCGCTATGCCGTCTTCGGCCGTGTCGTGGATGGCATGGAGGTGGTGGATGCTATTCAGCAGGGAGATCGCATCACAAAGGCGCTGTTGAAGGAGTGA
- the psbC gene encoding photosystem II reaction center protein CP43 yields the protein MVTLSNPGLGATGGKDLNSTGYAWWSGNARLINLSGRLLGAHVAHAGLMVFWAGAMMLFEVSHFTFDKPMYEQGFICMPHVATLGYGVGPGGEVTDLFPFFVVGVLHLISSAVLGLGGLYHALRGPEILENYSTFFSQDWRDKNQMTNIIGYHLILLGVGCLLLVFKAMFFGGVYDTWAPGGGDVRLITNPTLNPGVIFGYLFRAPFGGEGWIIGVNSMEDIIGGHIWLGLTLIFGGIWHAITKPFGWVRRAFIWNGEAYLSYSLGALSFMSFIASAYIWFNNTAYPSEFWGPTNAEASQAQSFTFLVRDQRLGANIGSAMGPTGLGKYLMRSPTGEIIFGGETMRFWDFRGPWLEPLRGPNGLSLDKLQNDIQPWQVRRAAEYMTHAPNASLNSVGGIITEPNSVNYVNLRQWLGAAQFVLAFFFLVGHLWHAGRARAAAAGFEKGISREAEPVLGMPDLD from the coding sequence GTGGTAACGCTCTCTAATCCCGGTCTTGGCGCCACTGGCGGCAAAGACCTCAATTCCACCGGGTACGCCTGGTGGTCCGGCAACGCCCGTCTGATCAACCTGTCAGGCCGTCTGCTTGGCGCCCATGTGGCCCACGCTGGTCTGATGGTGTTCTGGGCAGGCGCGATGATGCTGTTCGAGGTGAGTCACTTCACCTTCGACAAGCCCATGTATGAGCAGGGCTTCATCTGCATGCCCCACGTTGCCACCCTTGGCTATGGCGTGGGACCCGGCGGTGAGGTCACTGATCTCTTCCCCTTCTTTGTAGTTGGTGTTCTTCACCTGATCAGCTCCGCCGTGCTTGGCCTCGGCGGCCTCTATCACGCGCTGCGTGGCCCGGAGATCTTGGAGAATTACTCCACCTTCTTCTCTCAGGATTGGCGTGACAAGAATCAGATGACCAACATCATTGGTTATCACCTGATTCTTCTCGGCGTCGGCTGCCTGCTGCTGGTCTTTAAGGCCATGTTCTTCGGGGGCGTTTACGACACCTGGGCCCCTGGCGGCGGTGATGTACGCCTGATCACCAACCCGACTCTCAATCCAGGGGTGATCTTCGGTTATCTGTTCCGCGCTCCCTTTGGTGGTGAGGGCTGGATCATCGGTGTGAACTCCATGGAGGACATCATCGGTGGACACATCTGGCTGGGCCTGACTCTGATCTTCGGTGGTATCTGGCACGCCATCACCAAGCCCTTCGGTTGGGTGCGTCGTGCCTTCATCTGGAACGGTGAGGCCTACCTGAGCTACAGCCTCGGCGCTTTGAGCTTCATGAGCTTCATCGCCTCGGCTTACATCTGGTTCAACAACACCGCCTATCCCTCTGAGTTCTGGGGCCCCACAAACGCTGAGGCTTCCCAGGCGCAGAGTTTCACCTTCCTGGTGCGCGACCAACGCCTTGGCGCGAACATCGGTTCCGCCATGGGCCCCACCGGACTTGGTAAGTACCTGATGCGCTCCCCCACCGGTGAAATCATCTTCGGTGGTGAAACCATGCGCTTCTGGGACTTCCGTGGTCCCTGGCTGGAGCCACTGCGTGGACCCAACGGTCTCAGCCTCGACAAGCTGCAGAACGACATTCAGCCCTGGCAGGTGCGCCGTGCCGCTGAATACATGACCCACGCTCCCAACGCGTCTCTCAACTCCGTGGGCGGCATCATCACCGAGCCCAACTCGGTGAACTACGTGAACCTCCGCCAATGGCTGGGTGCAGCGCAGTTCGTGCTCGCCTTCTTCTTCCTGGTTGGCCACCTCTGGCACGCCGGCCGCGCTCGCGCTGCTGCCGCTGGCTTCGAGAAAGGCATCAGCCGTGAGGCTGAGCCTGTGCTGGGCATGCCCGACCTCGACTGA
- a CDS encoding NAD(P)H-binding protein has translation MQVLVVGGTGTLGRQIARRAIDSGHQVRCMVRAPRKAAFLQEWGCELTRGDLLEPASLDYALEGVDAVIDASTSRPNDPRSVYETDWDGKLNLLRACERAEVKRFVFLSLLGAHQHRAVPLMDIKACTEKLLESSDLDYTILQGAAFMQGVISQFAIPVLESQTVWVSGSPTAIAYMNTQDMARFAVAALERPETVRSTYPVVGPKPWNTGELVQLCERCSGKTARVFRVQPFLINLMQGVASFFEPAVNVAERLAFAEVTGSGQTLDAPMKTSYAAFGLDASETTEMESYISEYYDTILRRLREMEADLDKDAKKKLPF, from the coding sequence ATGCAAGTGCTTGTGGTGGGTGGCACTGGCACCCTGGGACGACAGATTGCCCGTCGTGCCATCGACTCAGGCCACCAGGTGCGTTGCATGGTGCGGGCTCCCCGTAAAGCCGCCTTCCTTCAGGAATGGGGCTGTGAGCTGACGCGGGGCGACCTGCTGGAGCCCGCCAGCCTGGATTACGCCCTGGAAGGCGTCGATGCTGTTATCGACGCATCCACAAGTCGGCCCAACGATCCACGCAGTGTTTATGAGACGGACTGGGACGGGAAGCTCAATCTGCTCCGTGCCTGTGAACGGGCTGAGGTCAAGCGTTTTGTCTTTCTCTCCTTGCTGGGTGCTCATCAGCACCGAGCTGTTCCCTTGATGGACATCAAGGCCTGCACGGAGAAGCTGCTCGAGTCATCGGATCTGGACTACACGATCCTTCAGGGTGCTGCGTTCATGCAGGGGGTGATCAGCCAGTTCGCCATCCCTGTTCTGGAGAGCCAGACCGTGTGGGTCAGTGGCAGTCCGACGGCCATTGCGTACATGAACACTCAAGACATGGCTCGATTCGCCGTTGCGGCTCTTGAGCGTCCGGAAACTGTTCGTAGTACATACCCGGTGGTTGGGCCTAAACCTTGGAACACAGGTGAACTGGTGCAGCTGTGCGAACGCTGCAGTGGCAAGACGGCCAGAGTTTTTCGTGTTCAGCCCTTCCTGATCAACCTGATGCAGGGCGTGGCCTCCTTCTTTGAGCCTGCGGTCAACGTGGCGGAGCGGCTTGCGTTTGCAGAGGTTACGGGTAGCGGTCAGACCCTCGACGCTCCGATGAAAACCAGCTACGCAGCGTTTGGTCTCGATGCATCGGAGACCACCGAGATGGAGAGTTACATCAGTGAGTACTACGACACGATCCTGAGGCGTCTGCGCGAGATGGAAGCCGATCTCGACAAAGACGCGAAGAAAAAGCTCCCCTTCTGA
- a CDS encoding pseudouridine synthase, with the protein MTTLLLNKPFGVLSQFTLEEGSRWRCLSDFVDVPKVYAAGRLDADSEGLLILTSNGKLQQRLTDPRFGHWRSYWAQVEGTPSIEQLQQLRDGVVIQGRHTLPAKAQLLQGEDQPQLADRTPPIRYRAAIPTSWLQLSLTEGRNRQVRRMTAAVGLPTLRLVRCWIDLMDQGPPLDLTGLEPGEWRSVTSAEQERLNRLISSRTTPAPRWGGHRRG; encoded by the coding sequence TTGACGACGCTGCTGCTGAACAAACCCTTCGGGGTGTTGAGTCAATTCACGCTGGAGGAGGGGAGCCGTTGGAGGTGCTTGAGTGACTTTGTTGACGTGCCCAAGGTCTACGCCGCCGGCCGGCTGGATGCGGACAGCGAAGGACTGCTGATCCTCACCAGCAACGGGAAGCTGCAGCAACGCCTCACCGACCCACGCTTTGGCCATTGGCGCAGCTACTGGGCACAGGTGGAAGGCACGCCCAGCATCGAGCAGCTGCAACAACTTCGCGACGGCGTTGTCATTCAGGGCCGCCACACCTTGCCCGCGAAAGCGCAATTGCTTCAAGGGGAAGACCAACCGCAACTCGCCGACAGAACACCTCCGATTCGTTACCGCGCCGCAATCCCCACCAGCTGGCTGCAGCTCTCACTCACAGAGGGACGCAATCGGCAGGTGCGTCGCATGACGGCCGCTGTCGGACTGCCGACATTGCGCTTGGTGCGTTGCTGGATTGACTTGATGGACCAGGGCCCACCGCTGGACCTGACGGGACTTGAACCCGGGGAATGGCGCTCAGTGACAAGTGCTGAACAGGAGCGACTCAACCGGCTGATCAGCAGCAGGACGACACCTGCTCCACGGTGGGGAGGGCACCGACGAGGGTGA
- a CDS encoding N2,N2-dimethylguanosine tRNA methyltransferase, which translates to MSVLLARHQSIRATQSLRWLDLMSGCGIRALRWGLEALGTHAAGTELWINDGDPDRLPLIQVNVQKLGCSTQLSADAAEVLLHRSILQCQWFDFIDLDAFGAPGPLIQPALQALRFDGLLFLASTDGRSPTGHDRVGAIRSLGAAARVHPASWEMALRQQLGLVARQAWLLGRGVQPLFSFSEGRTFRLALRLRRQIPAGDEQQLGLVARCERCGAQRVQSLLKLSGWPACHCEEGHGKWSISGPLWIGPLQEEALLRQLIADAQDLAPQQISPITLRLLRRLQADPGDCPTVWPSDELARRLGMGGPPPLGRLVRALHAAGYRASASGVMPGQVRTDAELPELLQICTSLRVEGI; encoded by the coding sequence TTGTCGGTTCTGCTGGCCCGCCACCAGAGCATCCGCGCAACGCAATCACTCCGCTGGCTTGATCTGATGTCCGGCTGCGGGATCAGGGCACTGCGCTGGGGGCTGGAGGCGCTGGGCACCCATGCCGCTGGGACAGAGCTATGGATCAACGATGGTGATCCCGATCGCCTGCCGCTGATCCAGGTCAATGTTCAGAAGCTGGGCTGTTCAACGCAGCTCAGCGCCGATGCCGCAGAGGTGCTTCTGCACCGGTCGATCCTTCAGTGTCAGTGGTTTGATTTCATCGACCTCGATGCCTTTGGGGCTCCTGGCCCCTTAATTCAGCCGGCCCTTCAAGCCTTGCGCTTCGACGGCCTGTTGTTTCTGGCGTCGACGGATGGTCGTTCCCCCACCGGTCATGACCGTGTTGGCGCGATTCGAAGTCTCGGTGCTGCAGCCCGAGTGCATCCAGCTAGCTGGGAAATGGCTTTGCGGCAACAGCTCGGGCTGGTCGCCCGGCAGGCCTGGTTGTTGGGGCGCGGCGTGCAGCCCCTGTTCAGCTTCAGTGAAGGGCGCACCTTTCGCCTCGCCCTGCGCCTGCGGCGACAGATCCCGGCGGGTGATGAGCAGCAGCTCGGGCTGGTGGCCCGTTGTGAACGCTGCGGTGCACAACGGGTGCAGTCTCTGCTGAAGCTCAGCGGATGGCCGGCCTGCCATTGCGAAGAAGGGCATGGGAAGTGGAGCATCAGTGGCCCCCTGTGGATCGGTCCGTTACAGGAGGAAGCTTTGTTACGGCAGCTCATCGCCGACGCCCAAGACCTGGCTCCTCAGCAGATCAGCCCCATCACCCTGCGCTTGTTGCGGCGTCTACAGGCGGATCCCGGGGATTGCCCGACGGTCTGGCCCTCCGATGAGTTGGCTCGGCGGCTGGGTATGGGCGGACCGCCGCCCCTTGGTCGACTGGTGCGGGCGCTCCATGCCGCGGGCTATCGCGCCAGTGCCAGTGGCGTCATGCCAGGGCAGGTGCGAACTGATGCGGAGTTGCCAGAGCTGTTACAGATCTGCACCAGCCTGCGGGTGGAAGGGATTTAA
- a CDS encoding photosystem I assembly protein Ycf4, giving the protein MSAAVLEQPVLGSRRLSNYLVASAVSIGGVGFLLASLSSYLGRDLLPLGHPAALVFVPQGLVMGLYSLAAALLATYLWYVIAVNVGGGSNRFDKDAGVVTISRRGFRKPVLVEIPLKDVKAVKVEVRDGFNARRRVALRIQGRRDMPLTRVGEPLPLAQLEQDGAELARFLGVNLEGL; this is encoded by the coding sequence ATGTCCGCAGCAGTGCTCGAGCAACCCGTGCTCGGCTCCCGTCGTCTTTCAAATTATTTGGTGGCTTCTGCCGTCAGCATTGGCGGTGTGGGCTTCCTTCTGGCTTCGCTCTCGAGTTACCTCGGTCGTGACCTTCTCCCCCTTGGCCATCCCGCCGCGCTGGTGTTCGTGCCGCAGGGTCTGGTGATGGGGTTGTACAGCCTTGCTGCGGCGTTGCTGGCCACTTACCTCTGGTACGTCATTGCAGTGAACGTCGGAGGAGGCAGCAACCGTTTCGATAAAGACGCTGGTGTGGTGACCATCAGCCGCCGCGGTTTCCGTAAACCCGTTCTGGTGGAGATCCCACTCAAAGATGTGAAAGCAGTGAAGGTGGAGGTGCGTGATGGATTTAATGCACGGCGTCGGGTTGCCTTGAGAATTCAGGGGCGACGCGACATGCCGCTCACCCGCGTCGGCGAACCGCTTCCTCTTGCGCAGCTCGAGCAGGATGGCGCTGAGTTGGCCCGCTTCTTAGGTGTCAATCTCGAAGGACTTTGA
- the trxB gene encoding thioredoxin-disulfide reductase gives MVQSGSEHVENLVVVGSGPAGYTAAIYAARANLQPLLITGFQRGGIPGGQLMTTTHVENFPGFPDGVLGPDLMDLMKSQAVRWGTHLLEADADSIDLTSKPYRIEVDGQTIHTHALVIATGASANRLKLPSESAFWSKGISACAICDGATPQFRNEELAVVGGGDSACEEAVYLTKYGSHVHLVVRSDQLRASAAMADRVLANDAITVHWNSEIVDVSGDEWMQSMTLRDRKEGSSQSLAVKGLFYAIGHTPNTDLLQGQLDLDEKGYLKTESGRPETSLEGVFAAGDVADAEWRQGITAAGSGCKAALAAERWLSHHNLATRVQRQDVEPAVAERPVNVEVTTEATYDPQGLWQKGSFALRKLYHDSTKPLLVIYTSPSCGPCHVLKPQLRRVIEELNGSAQAVVIDIEADQEIAEQAGVNGTPTIQLFHQKAMVKQWRGVKQRSEFKAAIESCLQAAA, from the coding sequence GTGGTTCAAAGCGGTTCGGAGCACGTCGAAAATCTGGTCGTCGTCGGTTCAGGTCCAGCTGGTTACACGGCAGCCATTTATGCAGCACGCGCCAATCTGCAACCGCTGTTGATTACAGGTTTTCAACGTGGGGGTATTCCCGGCGGACAGTTGATGACCACCACTCACGTCGAGAATTTTCCAGGGTTTCCGGATGGTGTACTCGGTCCTGACCTGATGGATCTGATGAAGTCCCAGGCTGTTCGTTGGGGCACCCACCTGCTGGAAGCTGATGCCGACAGCATTGACCTGACGTCGAAGCCTTATCGCATCGAGGTCGACGGTCAGACCATCCACACCCATGCCCTGGTGATCGCCACCGGAGCGAGTGCAAACCGTCTCAAACTTCCTTCAGAGAGTGCTTTTTGGAGCAAGGGCATCAGCGCCTGCGCAATCTGTGACGGGGCCACGCCGCAGTTCCGCAACGAGGAGCTTGCCGTGGTCGGCGGCGGAGATTCCGCCTGCGAGGAAGCGGTGTACCTGACCAAATACGGAAGCCACGTCCATCTGGTGGTGCGCTCGGACCAACTCCGTGCCAGCGCAGCCATGGCTGATCGGGTCTTGGCCAATGACGCCATCACCGTGCACTGGAACAGCGAGATCGTTGACGTCAGCGGAGATGAGTGGATGCAGTCGATGACCCTGCGGGATCGCAAAGAAGGCAGTTCCCAGAGCCTTGCTGTCAAAGGGCTCTTCTATGCCATCGGCCACACCCCCAACACTGATCTGCTTCAGGGGCAACTTGATCTCGATGAGAAGGGTTATCTGAAAACGGAATCGGGGCGTCCGGAAACGTCACTGGAGGGCGTCTTCGCTGCCGGCGATGTGGCTGATGCTGAATGGCGTCAGGGCATCACCGCAGCGGGAAGTGGCTGCAAAGCAGCCTTGGCAGCAGAGCGCTGGCTAAGCCATCACAACCTGGCCACCCGGGTGCAACGCCAAGACGTGGAGCCAGCGGTGGCGGAACGTCCAGTCAACGTGGAGGTCACCACAGAAGCGACCTACGACCCTCAAGGTCTATGGCAGAAGGGAAGCTTTGCCCTGCGCAAGCTTTATCACGACAGCACGAAGCCTCTGCTTGTGATCTATACCTCACCAAGCTGCGGCCCTTGCCACGTGCTGAAGCCTCAGCTGCGACGGGTGATCGAAGAGCTGAATGGATCTGCCCAGGCTGTTGTCATCGACATCGAAGCGGATCAGGAGATCGCCGAACAGGCTGGGGTCAATGGCACACCCACCATTCAGCTGTTCCACCAGAAAGCAATGGTGAAGCAATGGCGCGGCGTCAAGCAGCGCAGCGAATTCAAAGCTGCGATTGAATCCTGCCTTCAGGCTGCCGCCTGA
- the infA gene encoding translation initiation factor IF-1 yields MIETSGVIEKEQGNGFYLVTLEQPAGHQCLCRAAGKLTKFRIKLLAGDKVLVEISPYDLTRGRITYRERNAGAPGGRPGGNRPGGPRRR; encoded by the coding sequence ATGATCGAAACCTCGGGCGTGATCGAGAAGGAACAGGGAAACGGGTTCTATCTGGTCACCCTCGAGCAGCCTGCAGGCCACCAATGCCTTTGCAGAGCCGCTGGAAAGCTCACCAAGTTTCGGATCAAATTGCTCGCTGGTGACAAGGTTCTGGTGGAAATCAGCCCCTATGACCTCACCCGTGGCCGCATCACCTATCGCGAACGTAATGCGGGTGCTCCTGGTGGTCGTCCCGGCGGAAACCGCCCCGGCGGGCCACGTCGTCGTTGA
- the petM gene encoding cytochrome b6-f complex subunit PetM — protein MAAEIFGTAAIFWVLIPIGLAGGALLLKLQGDD, from the coding sequence ATGGCTGCTGAGATTTTTGGAACTGCTGCGATCTTCTGGGTGTTGATTCCCATCGGCCTCGCTGGCGGTGCTCTGCTGCTGAAATTGCAGGGAGACGACTGA
- the ilvN gene encoding acetolactate synthase small subunit, with product MKHTLSVVVEDESGALSRIAGLFARRGFNIDSLAVGPAEAEGQSRLTMVVEGDDQTLQQMTKQLDKLVNVLQVLDLTQRPAVERELMLLKVSAPATSRSAVFELVQVFRAKVVDVADEALTLEVVGDPGKLVALERLMAPFGILEIARTGKVALERASGVNTEMLKVSPSQSRVPA from the coding sequence ATGAAACACACCCTCTCGGTGGTGGTTGAGGACGAATCCGGAGCACTCAGCCGGATTGCAGGACTCTTCGCCCGACGCGGCTTCAACATCGACAGCCTCGCTGTCGGTCCAGCGGAGGCCGAAGGGCAGTCTCGACTGACCATGGTTGTTGAAGGCGATGACCAGACGCTCCAGCAGATGACCAAACAGCTGGACAAACTTGTGAACGTGCTGCAGGTCTTGGACCTGACCCAGCGCCCTGCTGTGGAACGCGAGCTGATGCTGCTCAAAGTCTCAGCACCGGCAACATCCCGGAGCGCTGTTTTCGAACTCGTTCAGGTCTTCAGAGCCAAGGTTGTGGACGTGGCCGATGAAGCCTTGACCCTTGAAGTGGTGGGAGATCCTGGAAAGCTGGTGGCCCTTGAGCGGTTAATGGCGCCCTTCGGAATTCTCGAAATTGCCCGTACCGGCAAGGTGGCTCTCGAGCGGGCCTCAGGGGTGAACACGGAGATGCTCAAGGTGTCTCCAAGTCAGAGCCGTGTACCAGCCTGA
- the psbD gene encoding photosystem II D2 protein (photosystem q(a) protein), which translates to MTIAVGRAPQRGWFDVLDDWLKRDRFVFVGWSGILLLPTAYLAIGGWLTGTTFVTSWYTHGIASSYLEGCNFLTAAVSTPADAMGHSLLLLWGPEAQGDFVRWCQLGGLWAFVALHGAFALIGFMLRQFEIARLVGIRPYNAIAFSGPIAVFVSVFLMYPLGQSSWFFAPSFGVAAIFRFLLFLQGFHNWTLNPFHMMGVAGILGGALLCAIHGATVENTLFEDGEQANTFKAFEPTQEEETYSMVTANRFWSQIFGIAFSNKRWLHFFMLFVPVMGLWTSSIGIIGLALNLRAYDFVSQEIRAAEDPEFETFYTKNILLNEGLRAWMAPADQPHENFVFPEEVLPRGNAL; encoded by the coding sequence ATGACGATCGCTGTAGGACGCGCGCCACAGCGGGGATGGTTCGACGTCCTCGATGACTGGCTCAAGCGCGACCGCTTCGTTTTTGTCGGCTGGTCCGGCATCCTTCTCCTTCCAACGGCCTACCTGGCCATCGGTGGCTGGCTGACAGGCACCACCTTTGTCACCTCCTGGTACACCCACGGCATTGCCTCCTCGTACCTGGAAGGTTGCAACTTCCTCACCGCAGCTGTTTCCACCCCCGCTGATGCGATGGGTCACAGCTTGCTCCTTCTCTGGGGTCCTGAAGCCCAGGGTGATTTCGTTCGCTGGTGTCAGCTCGGCGGCCTCTGGGCCTTCGTTGCCCTGCACGGCGCCTTCGCTCTGATCGGCTTCATGCTCCGCCAGTTCGAGATCGCTCGTCTGGTCGGCATTCGCCCCTACAACGCCATCGCCTTCTCCGGTCCGATCGCGGTGTTCGTCAGTGTCTTCCTGATGTACCCCCTCGGCCAGAGCAGCTGGTTCTTCGCCCCCTCCTTTGGTGTGGCAGCGATCTTCCGCTTCCTCCTCTTCCTCCAGGGCTTCCACAACTGGACCCTGAACCCCTTCCACATGATGGGCGTCGCCGGCATCCTCGGCGGTGCACTGCTCTGCGCCATTCACGGCGCCACTGTGGAAAACACCCTGTTTGAGGATGGTGAGCAGGCCAACACCTTCAAGGCGTTCGAGCCCACCCAGGAAGAAGAGACCTATTCCATGGTCACCGCCAACCGCTTCTGGAGTCAGATCTTCGGTATCGCCTTCTCCAACAAGCGCTGGCTGCACTTCTTCATGCTGTTCGTGCCTGTGATGGGCCTGTGGACCAGCTCCATCGGCATCATCGGTTTGGCCCTCAACCTGCGCGCCTACGACTTCGTGTCACAGGAAATCCGCGCTGCAGAAGATCCCGAATTTGAGACCTTCTACACCAAGAACATCCTTCTAAATGAAGGTCTGCGTGCCTGGATGGCACCGGCTGACCAGCCGCACGAAAACTTCGTCTTCCCTGAAGAGGTTCTGCCCCGTGGTAACGCTCTCTAA